A genomic segment from Gossypium hirsutum isolate 1008001.06 chromosome D04, Gossypium_hirsutum_v2.1, whole genome shotgun sequence encodes:
- the LOC107899617 gene encoding uncharacterized protein: MKQRAIQQNAIGSSCEELQSSISVSVMVTDRRETMVCPKPRRLGLLNASFNDLPVRSLRWQLSHQTELCDSKAGSDILDMILTKGGCRAEQVASSPPFFCGSPPSRVANPLIQDARFGDEKMVNPPSPNPPPPSSPSSSSRKGGCIRANFGNKPAVRVEGFDCFALA, translated from the exons atgaagcAGCGTGCCATCCAACAGAACGCTATTGGAAGCAGCTGTGAGGAGTTGCAGAGCTCTATTTCGGTTTCAGTTATGGTTACGGATCGGAGAGAGACTATGGTCTGCCCAAAACCACGTCGTTTGGGTCTCTTAAACGCCTCTTTCAACGACCTGCCAGTTCGGTCCCTCAGATGGCAACTTAG cCATCAAACTGAGCTTTGTGATTCGAAAGCAGGGAGTGATATTTTGGATATGATTCTTACAAAG GGTGGTTGTAGAGCAGAACAAGTAGCGTCGTCGCCCCCATTTTTTTGTGGGTCGCCGCCGAGTAGAGTAGCTAACCCATTAATACAGGATGCTCGATTTGGGGATGAGAAGATGGTCAACCCGCCGTCTCCAAATCCGCCTCCTCCTTCGTCTCCGTCATCATCTTCAAGGAAAGGAGGGTGTATTCGGGCCAATTTTGGTAACAAACCAGCAGTGAGAGTGGAGGGGTTTGATTGTTTTGCACTGGCTTAG